The Vibrio diazotrophicus DNA window CACGTTGTAGCCATGGTAAGGGACTTCATGCTCAATTGCGTCTAACGCTTGAGCAATACCTAACAAAGCCTGACGCAAATTGACTCTTGCATCGTCACCTGACATATCCATACGAAAACTAGCAATCTCACCTAAACTATAAGGCTAGAAAATATAAATGAATGTCATACTTTTGTCCCTGTTATATTCAGGGATATCGACGGATCACTTAAAAAATGTGACCCATAATTTTCACAGAATGACATCTTGTTAGATTTGAAAACGGGATGAAATTTAATTCGTGATCGAAATCCAACTTGGTGCATATTGTAAATGTCTGGTGTTGACAAGATTTTAAGTGGCTAAGGAGGGTAAGGAACTGGCATTCGTTACCCTTTAAAGCCTCATTAAGCATTGGCAGCAGCGAAACTATGACAGCTCTTTGGACACACTTTTGAACAAGCTTCGCAGCCAATGCAATCTGCTGCATTTTTCAGCGTCATAACCATCATCACTTCATCGTCGTCAAAATAATCGTCGTCTTCATCAATATCTTCGTTTTCCACCAGATCAAACACATCCCTTGAACAAACCTTGTAGCAGCGTCCACAGCCTATACAGTTTTGTTTGTCGATTGCCTGAATGAATTGCGGCACCCATTCATCACCGCCTTGGGTATAACCTACTCTATTACTCACCGTTCTCTTCCTTGTTGATATTTAAACATTCCTGTTCATGTCTTATGAAATCAGCCATTATTACGTCAGCCATTGCTTTCAAATTTCAGTGCCGTTACCACTCTTCATCCATCAGTTGGGATAAACGTTGCTGACTGTTTTCAGCCGTTTGTACATCTTCACGTTGCTTCATTGCCCTAGCCAACCAGCCAGAAGGCCCTTGCTGCAATTCTTGTTGCATTTCCGACAAGAGCTGATGAATGTCGTACCCCTGATGCACTTTGATTGGCTGGATACTCTGCTCAATAAGCTGTCTTATCGCAGCTGCCCCACATGCGTTACAAAACACCGCAGAACAATCCGAAAGATCATTGATTCGGCTTGGTAGTTTGTCGTGAACCCGATCCGATACTGAATATTCAATCGCTTCAATCAAATGCCAGTCTTGTTCGCAGATGCCATAGATCAACATACCCAACGAACTGCCAAAATGCTGATCAACGGTCTGTCTAT harbors:
- the fdxB gene encoding ferredoxin III, nif-specific gives rise to the protein MSNRVGYTQGGDEWVPQFIQAIDKQNCIGCGRCYKVCSRDVFDLVENEDIDEDDDYFDDDEVMMVMTLKNAADCIGCEACSKVCPKSCHSFAAANA
- a CDS encoding NifB/NifX family molybdenum-iron cluster-binding protein; this encodes MSINKRRLHVEPSPDASSFKVKVAFATHDRQTVDQHFGSSLGMLIYGICEQDWHLIEAIEYSVSDRVHDKLPSRINDLSDCSAVFCNACGAAAIRQLIEQSIQPIKVHQGYDIHQLLSEMQQELQQGPSGWLARAMKQREDVQTAENSQQRLSQLMDEEW